GGGCGATGGTTTCCTGGCGCCAGCCGAACGATACCGCCTTCAGAAGCGCGATGAGCGTCATTGGCGTGGCGATCAGCACCCGCTGCTGCACCGCGTTCTCGATGAGCTGTGCGTCCGCTTCCAGCGCAGCGCTGTAGAACGCTTCGCCGGGAAGGAACAGCACCACGAACTCCGGGGATTCGGCGTGGAACTGTTCCCAGTACGCCTTCTCGCCCAGCTTGCGGACGTGCGCGCGGATCTGCTGCGCGTGCTTGCGGAGGTGATCGTTGCGCGCCTGTTCGTCCGCCGCCTCGCGGGCATCCAGGTACGCCTCCAGCGGGACCTTGGCATCGACGACGATCACCTTCTCGTTGGGCAGCCGGACGAGCATGTCGGGCCGGAGCCTGCCGTCGGCGGTCGTGATGCTTTCCTGCTCGGTGAAGTCGCAGTACTTCAGCATGTCGGCCATCTCGACGACGCGCTTGAGCTGGATCTCCCCCCAGCGGCCGCGCGTGGCGGGTGCGCGCAGCGCCTGTACCAGGTTGGCCGTCTGCGCATGGAGCTGCTGCTGCACCGCGTTGAGCTGGCGCACCTGCTCCGAGAGCTGATGGTAGGCCCCGGTGCGTGCGCGCTCCAGCTCGTTGATGCGCTGGTCGACCTTTTCGAGAGATTCGCGCAGCGGCTTCACGACCGAATCGATCTCGCGGGACTTGGTCTCGAGCTCGCCCTTGGCACGCTCCTGCTGCTTCTCGAGCGCAGCGCGCGCCAGCTCGAGGAAGGTCTGTGCGTTCTGGTTCAGTGCGTTGGACGACAGCGCCTTGAACGAGTCCTCGAGTGATTTCCGGGCGCTCTCGAGGACGCCCAGCTTTTCGGCGGTGGCTTCACGCTCATGCGCGAGCTGCTCCTGCGCGCGCGACAGCTCGATGCGGGCGTCGGCCGAAACACGTTCCGCTTCGTGGAGCTGCTGTTCGCGCTCCCGCACGAGGCTCTCGAGGTCGCGCACGCGAGCCGCCGTCGCCTCGGCCGCTGAGCGCCGCTCCGTCTCGATGACCAGGGCGCGCTGCAGCTCACTGCGCGCCTGCTCGCGCCCGGCAGCGGCCGATTCCGCGTCGCGCAGCCGGCGCGACAGTACCAGCCACACGATGACGGCACCGGTGACCGCGCCGATTACGAAGAGGCCGAGAAGTGTGAGATCAACCATCGTTCCCTACTGTGCCGATCCCGGGGCCGTGCCGCTCACGCGTTCGCGCGCTGCACGCGCCCCCGCCGCATCGATCCGGTCGGCAAAGTCGATCAGGTCCTGTGGCGGCTCGAATGCTTTTGCCCGCGCGGCAGTCGTGCGATCGAAGGCTGCGGACAGGTGCTCGTAGCGCGACCCCGGGTGCCAGAAGATCCAGTCGTCGACGCCCACCGCGTACAACGCGTCGATCTGCGCTTTCGCCTGCTCCGGCCCGTAGCTGTACTCCTTGTCGATCCACGGCGCGTCGAACGCCTGCAGCCAGGGAACGACGCGCGCCGGCGCGACTCCGCTGTCCGCCAGCCGCTGCGCGCGCACCATGCCGGCGCCGACACTCTTGTACACCGTCTCGTAGGGCATCCGGTTCGGCGTCTTCACTCCGGGGAGATGCGTCGGGAGGTAGTGCGACGGATACACCATGGGCAGCACATGGTCCGCCGCGGCCAGCACGTCCTCCCACTGCTGCCCGATGTTGATGTCGCGACCATCATTGGGCGAAAGCCCGAACACGTCGGCGGCGACGATCGCCCCGAGCGGATGCAGCCGCTCCCGCGCCAGCTCGAGGAACGCGACGATCGCTTCCGTTCGCGTGCCCGCCGCCCTGGGGTGCACCTGGTCCGGCAGACTCGGGTATGGCTCGGGGAAGCGGATGTAGTCGAACTGGATCTCGTCGAAGCCGGCCCTGGCCGCCTCCTCGGCGATCGACAGGTTGTAGTCCCAGACCGCGGACTCCCACGCGCTCACCCAGGTGTTGCCCGCCTTGTCTACCCACAGCTCCCCTTCCGGCGTGCGGATCGACCATTCCGGCCGCGCCCTGGACAGGATCGGGTCCTTGAACACGACGATCCGCGCGATCGCATGGATGCCGTGTGCATGCAGCGTATCCACGAACGCCGACAGGTTCCGGATCGTCTGCTCGCCCGGCTGCGCGAGCGCGGTCGGCAGCTCCAGCGTGGAGCGGTAGTGAATGCCCTTCTCGTCCTTCACATCCACGACGAACGCATTCAGCTCGGTCGTATCCGCGAGGGCAAGCAGCGCCGGCAACCGGCGTGCGGAGCCGGCTGCGTACGCGTTCAGGTAGATGCCGCGGATCTGCGCCGGCGCGCCTCCCCGAACATCGCCCGCGGAGCGACCGGCGGCGTTCAGCTCCTGTGTCGTGGCAGCGACGGCAAGCCCGCCGGGAGCAGCATCGAGCTCCAGCGAATCCCCGGCCGCGGCAGAGCCCGCCGAGTCCCTGCCCGCGCCGGCGTGGTGCCCGGCCGGGCGCGTCGCGTCCGCTGCCTGCGCGGGGATCATCCCGGCGCGATCCGCCGGCGCTTCCGCGCATGCCAGCAGAATCGCGGCGGGCAGCAACATCGACCACCTGTGCTTCATACAGCTCCTGTGGGCTGAGATCGCGCGCCTGTCACGCGTCCCGGGAGCAGGTCGGCTCCGCCGGCGGACGCGGTATCTCTCAGGGGAGGTCATGTGCGGCAGACGACTGCCGTGATGAATCTTAAATATATGTGTGACAATGCTCTATGTCAGCCGGCCCCGTGCGTCCCGGAGGACCGGGAGCGATGGCGTTCCGCGATCCGGCCGGCGATCACCGATGCCGCGGCCATGATCGTCCATTGCGGATTGACGCCGGGTGCGGTCGGCAGGATCGACCCGTCGACCACGTAGAGCCCCGGGACGCCCCACCGCTCCGCGTCCGGGGAGCAGCCGGACGCGGCGGGGTCCGTGCCGATGCGGCAGGTGCCGTTGACGTGCGCCGAGAAGAGTGAGAGCCGGTTCGGCTGCATCGAAGCCGCTTCCATCCACTCGAGGTCCCCCTCGGAGCGCAGCGGCGGGATCTCGTTGTGCACCGTCAGCACTTCGGTGGCACCGGCGGCGAGATGCAGACGTGCTGCTGCGCGCATGCCGATCCGCAGCAGCTTCCACTCGTGCTCGCGTGCCGAGTACGAGATGCTGACTGCGCCGTTGCGGCGCACGCGCACGCTCCCGTTGGAGACGCCGGTCTCGTGGCCGTCACGCGTGAGCACGATCAGCGCTGCCGTGTGGGTGAAGCGGCTCATGCGGCGAGCGTGCTCGCTGCCGAAGCCCGGCGTGGCTACCGCGGCGAGTGCGGGGAGAAACGGGGGACACTCGATCCAGGTGCCGTAGCCGTCGTCGATGTCGTGGAATTCCGTGCAGAGGGAACTCTGCGGGATGCCCGCGGCCTGGTAGATCGTTTCCGGGTAGACTCCGGCGACAGCCGTTGTCGGATGCAGCCGGAGCCAGTCCCCGACGCCGTCGCCGCCGAGTCCGGAGCGCTGCAGCAACACCGGCGTCCCGACCGCGCCGGCGGCGAGGACGACGATGGGTGCGTCGATGGCGAGTGCGCGTCGCGTGTCACCCTGCGCGATTGTCGCATGAATGCGCTTCAGCGGCGCGCGGCCGCCGCGCTCGCGCAGCTCGATGCGCTCCGCGCGCACGTCGGTGAGGATGCGGGCACCCGCACGCGCAGCGCGAGGCAGGTACACGGCCAGCGTGCTCTGCTTGGCGTGATAGCGGCAGCCGAGTCCGCACAATCCTGTGCGGATGCACCCCTTTGCATTGATGCGGGCGGCCGAAGCGCTCCAGCCGAGCCGCGCAGCGCCGTCCAGGATGATGCGGTTGCCGCGGTCGTGGGCATCCTCCGGCACGAGGCGCGCGTGCACCTCCCCGCCGACGTGCGCGAGAGCGGGCGCGAGTGAGCTGGCGCCGAGGAGCGATGCACCGTGCGCATGCTCCCATTCGTCCAGCACGCGAGCCGGCGGCTCCAGCATGAGCATCCAGTTCACGGTCGTGCCGCCGCCCAGGGTGCGGCCCTGCAGCAGTGCGAACGCACCGTCGTCCGTCAGCCGTGCCCCGCCATCCGCGTAGAGGCGGGCGGTCATGCGCCCCTCGTCCTCGTCCAGCTCGGCCGGCGCGAGGTAGCCGCCTTCCTCGAGGACGATGACGTCGAAGCCGGCCTCGGCCAGGCGTGCTGCGGCGACTCCGCCCCCGGCGCCACTGCCGATGACACACGCATCCGCACGCAGCACGGCGGCGTCGACCGTCCGTGCACTGCGAACGCCGGTCAATGCGAGCGGCAGGTCGAGCTGCGGCTGCAGGGCGCCGCGCAGCACCGGCTCGTCGTCCCGGGTGGTACCTGCGAGCGGCCCCTCCCAGGGGAAGCGCGGCCCGCGCAGATGGTAGGGGCCGAGGTAGCCGATCTGCTGCTGGGCACGCGGCAAGGCGTACCAGCTTCCCAGGACGAGGCGACGAACGGCCTGGAAGACGCCGCGCTGCAGCGCACCCCGTGCATGTTCCCAGCGACGCAGGGCGGTGTCCTGCTGCTGCGGTGCCAGCGCATGGAACGGCCGGGGCGAGCCGCAGGCGATCAGTGAAGCGAGGCGTGCACCGAGGAGCGCCAGCGCAACGTGCAGCCGGGAGAGCGAATGCTGGTCGAGCGCCGCGACACGCTGATCCAGCGACGTCTCGAGCTCCGCGGCCGACTCGTCCTCGATGTACGCCGCCGGCACGATGCGCCGCGCGGCCGCATGCAGCGTCGCGCGTGCACGCCGCGGCAGGCGGTCGACGCCAGCAGGTTCGGAACGTTGGACGCTCACGCTCGAGAGTGGCGCCGGCGTCGCTCGAGCGCAATGATGGCGCGCACGCCGAGGATGAGCGCGAGCGCGGCTCCGTAGGCAAGCGCGTCGCGCACGTCGGACTTGGACGCCAGCTTCCAGTAGAAGTGCAGCAGCGCGAGCGCTGTGGCCGGGTAGACCAGCATGTGCAGCCGCCCCCAGTTGCGGCCGAGCCGTCGGATCCATCCGCGCGTCGAGGTGACTGCGAGCGGCACGAGCAGCACCAGCGCCGTGAAGCCGACCGTGATGTAGGGTCGTTCCACGATGTCCTCCACGATGTAGTCCCACGCAAAGAACTGGTCGAGCACGACGTAGATCGTGAAATGCAGCAGCGCGTAGAAGAACGCGAACAGTCCCAGCGGTCGGCGCACGCGGATCAGCCAGTGCTGTCCCGTGATGCGACGCAGCGGTGTGACGGCAAGGGTGGCGATCAGGATGAGCAGCGCGGCGCGACCGGTCTCATGGGTCAGTGTCTCGATCGGGTTGGCGCCGAGGCTGCCGGCAAACGCATCGATTGCCAGGCGGGCGGCCGGAATGAGGCAGACCGCCCAGAGCACTGCCTTCGCGAGGACCGTCAGAAGTTGCGGCGCAGGTCCATGCCGCGCCTTCGCGAGGACCGTCAGAAGTTGCGGCGCAGGTCCATGCCGCTGTAGAGCGACGCGACCTGCTCTCCATAGCCGTTGAACAACGTGGTTTCCCGCCGCCGCAGCTCGCCGATGCGACGCTCACGCGCCTGGCTCCAGCGCGGGTGATCGACGTCGGGGTTCACGTTTGCGTAGAAGCCGTACTCGCGCGGGTTCGCAGCCATCCACGACGAGACCGGCTGCGTCTCGACGAAGCGCATGCGGACGATCGACTTGATGCTCTTGAAGCCGTACTTCCACGGGACGATGAGACGAAGCGGCGCGCCGTTCTGGTTCGGCAGGTCGCGGCCGTACAGGCCGGTGACCATCAGGGTCAGCGGATGCATCGCCTCATCGAGGCGCAGCCCCTCGACATACGGCCAGTCGAGGATGGGCACGCGCTGGCCGGGCATCTGTTCGGGTGCGTGCAGCGTCGTGAACTCGACGAACCTGGCTTTCGACGTCGGTTCCACGCGTGTGATCAGGTCGCGCAGCGGAAAGCCACGCCACGGGATGACCATCGACCAGGCCTCGACACAGCGCAGCCGGTAGACGCGATCCTCGAGCGTGTGTGGTGCAATGAAGTCCTCGAGGTCGTACACGGCCGGCTTCGCAACATGCCCCTCCACGGCGATCGACCACGGCCGCGTCTGCAGCGTGTGCGCGTTCCGCGAGGGGTCCTCCTTGCCGGTGCCGAACTCGTAGAAGTTGTTGTAGGTCGTTACCGATTCCCACGGCGTCAGCTCCTCCTGCGCCTCTGCCACCGTCTGGGCCTCACCCTCGTCACGGTTGCAGGAGGAGACGGCAATTGCGCCGACGGCGGCGCCGAGGAAGCGGCGGCGATCCAGGTACACCGACTCCGGAGTGATCTCGGAGGAAGCGACGTCGGGAGGTCGACGGATGAGCATGCGAGCCTCGGGA
The DNA window shown above is from Longimicrobiales bacterium and carries:
- a CDS encoding GMC family oxidoreductase; protein product: MSVQRSEPAGVDRLPRRARATLHAAARRIVPAAYIEDESAAELETSLDQRVAALDQHSLSRLHVALALLGARLASLIACGSPRPFHALAPQQQDTALRRWEHARGALQRGVFQAVRRLVLGSWYALPRAQQQIGYLGPYHLRGPRFPWEGPLAGTTRDDEPVLRGALQPQLDLPLALTGVRSARTVDAAVLRADACVIGSGAGGGVAAARLAEAGFDVIVLEEGGYLAPAELDEDEGRMTARLYADGGARLTDDGAFALLQGRTLGGGTTVNWMLMLEPPARVLDEWEHAHGASLLGASSLAPALAHVGGEVHARLVPEDAHDRGNRIILDGAARLGWSASAARINAKGCIRTGLCGLGCRYHAKQSTLAVYLPRAARAGARILTDVRAERIELRERGGRAPLKRIHATIAQGDTRRALAIDAPIVVLAAGAVGTPVLLQRSGLGGDGVGDWLRLHPTTAVAGVYPETIYQAAGIPQSSLCTEFHDIDDGYGTWIECPPFLPALAAVATPGFGSEHARRMSRFTHTAALIVLTRDGHETGVSNGSVRVRRNGAVSISYSAREHEWKLLRIGMRAAARLHLAAGATEVLTVHNEIPPLRSEGDLEWMEAASMQPNRLSLFSAHVNGTCRIGTDPAASGCSPDAERWGVPGLYVVDGSILPTAPGVNPQWTIMAAASVIAGRIAERHRSRSSGTHGAG
- a CDS encoding putative glycoside hydrolase; this encodes MKHRWSMLLPAAILLACAEAPADRAGMIPAQAADATRPAGHHAGAGRDSAGSAAAGDSLELDAAPGGLAVAATTQELNAAGRSAGDVRGGAPAQIRGIYLNAYAAGSARRLPALLALADTTELNAFVVDVKDEKGIHYRSTLELPTALAQPGEQTIRNLSAFVDTLHAHGIHAIARIVVFKDPILSRARPEWSIRTPEGELWVDKAGNTWVSAWESAVWDYNLSIAEEAARAGFDEIQFDYIRFPEPYPSLPDQVHPRAAGTRTEAIVAFLELARERLHPLGAIVAADVFGLSPNDGRDINIGQQWEDVLAAADHVLPMVYPSHYLPTHLPGVKTPNRMPYETVYKSVGAGMVRAQRLADSGVAPARVVPWLQAFDAPWIDKEYSYGPEQAKAQIDALYAVGVDDWIFWHPGSRYEHLSAAFDRTTAARAKAFEPPQDLIDFADRIDAAGARAARERVSGTAPGSAQ
- a CDS encoding protein-methionine-sulfoxide reductase heme-binding subunit MsrQ, yielding MLWAVCLIPAARLAIDAFAGSLGANPIETLTHETGRAALLILIATLAVTPLRRITGQHWLIRVRRPLGLFAFFYALLHFTIYVVLDQFFAWDYIVEDIVERPYITVGFTALVLLVPLAVTSTRGWIRRLGRNWGRLHMLVYPATALALLHFYWKLASKSDVRDALAYGAALALILGVRAIIALERRRRHSRA
- the msrP gene encoding protein-methionine-sulfoxide reductase catalytic subunit MsrP; amino-acid sequence: MLIRRPPDVASSEITPESVYLDRRRFLGAAVGAIAVSSCNRDEGEAQTVAEAQEELTPWESVTTYNNFYEFGTGKEDPSRNAHTLQTRPWSIAVEGHVAKPAVYDLEDFIAPHTLEDRVYRLRCVEAWSMVIPWRGFPLRDLITRVEPTSKARFVEFTTLHAPEQMPGQRVPILDWPYVEGLRLDEAMHPLTLMVTGLYGRDLPNQNGAPLRLIVPWKYGFKSIKSIVRMRFVETQPVSSWMAANPREYGFYANVNPDVDHPRWSQARERRIGELRRRETTLFNGYGEQVASLYSGMDLRRNF
- the rmuC gene encoding DNA recombination protein RmuC, which translates into the protein MVDLTLLGLFVIGAVTGAVIVWLVLSRRLRDAESAAAGREQARSELQRALVIETERRSAAEATAARVRDLESLVREREQQLHEAERVSADARIELSRAQEQLAHEREATAEKLGVLESARKSLEDSFKALSSNALNQNAQTFLELARAALEKQQERAKGELETKSREIDSVVKPLRESLEKVDQRINELERARTGAYHQLSEQVRQLNAVQQQLHAQTANLVQALRAPATRGRWGEIQLKRVVEMADMLKYCDFTEQESITTADGRLRPDMLVRLPNEKVIVVDAKVPLEAYLDAREAADEQARNDHLRKHAQQIRAHVRKLGEKAYWEQFHAESPEFVVLFLPGEAFYSAALEADAQLIENAVQQRVLIATPMTLIALLKAVSFGWRQETIAREAHQISEAGSELYKRVRAFAEHFTGMRRGLERAVSSYNKAVGSLERSVLPSARRLRSLGAGTGEEIDAVEVINHQTRQLNAPDLVMHDEDEPPASIPRVIQTEL